GAAAACCGATAACAACCCCCGCGCAGCCAAGAAAAATAATCCAGGCAGGGTAACTGGCGGTGACCAGTGGTTGGTCGGCTTGCATAATGAGGCTGTAGATGATCGTTAAAGGACCTACTGCCAATGCGACGTCATTTGAACCATGGGCAAAAACCATCGCACAAGCGGTTAAACCCATTAAAACTGCGAAATATTTTTCGACTTGCAGGAAACGTTCTCGCCGCCGAATACGTGGCATTTCCGGAATATGTTTGATGATCATCATACCGATAATAGTTAAACTAATACTTGAAGCCAGGGTGACGGCTAAATCTTGTTTTAAATTTAGATGAATATCAAAATGATTTAACCCTTTAAAGACGGTAATAAACGATAAAATAGACCCCACCAGGAAGAGATAAATAGGAACATACCATTTGGCCTTTTCCAAAGGGTCACTTTTAATAAAAATAGTTTGCTGAATACTTAAAAATAGAGCATAGCCAGTAAATCCGGCAATGAGTGGTGAAGTAATCCAGCCAATAGCAATGTAGTAAACCTGTTGCCAGTGGATAGCATTTGTTCCCAAAACCACAGAACCAAAACCAACCATCGACCCAACCAGAGCATTGGTAATGGAAACAGGAACTCCTAGATAGCTTGCTAAATTCATCCAGACCGTACAGGCCATTAGAACACTTAGCATTCCCTCGATAAGGATAAAGGGTTGATTAGATAACTGACTGCTATCAATGATCCTGTCACGCATGGTTTCTGTGACGTCACTGCCCCCAAGAAAAGCGCCTGCAAACTCAAATACAATGGCGATAAGCATGGCCTGACGGACAGTGATTGCCTTGGAACCCATGGTGGTACTCATGACATTCGCTAAATCATTGGCACCGACACCCCAAGTCATTAGAAAACAAAAAGCAACAGCAAGAATAAATAATAAAAAAGGATAATCCATAGGAATTTACTACCGGGCAATGAGAATTTGGAGTCGACCACCTACAGTTTGGGCGTGATCGGCCAAGTCACCAATCCATTGAACTAGTTTATAAAGAAAAACGACCTCTATAGCCGGTAAATCCTTTTCCAACTCAAAAATACGATGCCTGATATCAGCAAGTTTGTCATCGCTGTCGTGTTCAATTTCATCCAGGGTAACAATCATTTCCTCAACAATTTTCACCTCACTACCGCGAAAACCACTTTCAAGTAATTCATCCAATTCATTAATCGCCTTACAGGCTTGTCTGGAGGCATCCAAGCAACGATCGAGGAAAGGCATAAAAACAGAAACGAGTACTTCTGGAATAATCATTCTACGACTAACAATTAACCCGGCAATATCTTGGGCTTTGTTGGCAATGCGATCTTGCGCGCTTAACAATTCGAGTAAATCAGTACGGGATACAGGCAAGAATAACCCTGTGGGTAAATGAAGACGCAGATCGCGTTTAATCAAATCGGCTTCTTTTTCAATGCTCGAAATTTTTTCCTGAACAGCTTCAGCAGTTCTCCAATCTTGTTGCAGTACTGCTTCAAAAAAAGGATGCAGCTGTTTGGCGCAATGATGCGCTTTTCGCATATGTTGTTCAATAGGCCGAATAGGCGAAGGCCCAAACATGTTAAATATGCTGCCCATACCTGTTTTAATCTTTGAAAAGATTGGGAGATTATAAACCAAACTTAGTTTTGCACAAGTTGTATTTAAGGGACAGTTGGCGAAGATAAAAGAAAATTTTTAGGAAATGTAAATGATGCTACACTAAAAAATACATAACAAGGAGTGTTAGCATGAAAAAATGGATGCTGTGTTTGTTTTTTATTGTAACAAATGCGTTAGCTTTACCTCCCTTAATGACAAAGGTTATTCAGCTAAATTATCAAACTGCTGATACAGTTATTCAGTTGGTGCAGCCTTTGTTAAAAGAGGGTGAACAAATTACCGGCACAGGACAAACGCTTGTTGTTAAGGTAACGCCGCAAACATTGACTCAACTGCGGGTTTTATTACAAAAAATTGATCAACCGCCGGTCACCTTTGAAATTACAGTTTTTCAAGGTGATCCTGATTGGCTAAATACGCAAAATGATAATACCATGGTCATAAGTACCTCTTCTCAGCAAAATCAACAGCGTCGCCAATCAGTACAGGTAATGAATGGTGAATCTGCTTTTATAAGTACGGGTCAGGATCAACCGGTTATCAGTTCCGTTGGCATAGGATGGTGGGGGCCAGGGATCACCTATGATCGTCGGTTGATACAAAACGGTTTACTCGTGGAACCCGAGTTACAAGGACAAAAAGTAAAATTAACAGTACGTCGTGTTCGTGAGCAAGATAGTCGTATAAGTAATCAGCAATTTGATGAGCAACAAGTAATGACTACGGTTATGGTGCCTCTTAATCAGTGGGTTTCTTTAGCCAGTCCTCAAGGAGATGCGCCAGCGGATTCCACCACCGAAGTTTATCGGGCAGGCGACCAATTTTCGCAAAACTCTACTCTTTACATAAAAGTGAATATTGTTAAAAAAGCAACGTCGGGCATACCAAAGTAAATGGGTGGCAATACTTGGAAAGCAGGTAAAAAAACAGTCCTGTCGCTTTTCAAAACTTGACATCCATGCTCTCTGGCAAAACAATAGCTGACGATTATTAGCCGGTATCTTAATCAGATACAATAACATACCAGAGGACCTCTCATGCAAATTGCCAACATCAAAGGACGTGAAATTCTTGATTCACGTGGTAATCCAACTGTTGAAGCTGACGTTATACTGACAAATGGTGAAATGGGCAGGGCAAGTGTACCCTCAGGTGCTTCCACCGGGAGTCGCGAGGCTTGTGAATTACGTGATGAGAATGAAGCGCGTTATGCAGGTAGAGGCGTAAGACAGGCAGTAGTTCATATTAATGAAGAAATTAATCAGGCTTTAAAAGGCTTTTCTGTTATCGAGCAGGATAAACTTGATGCACGTCTCTGCGAAATTGACGGCAGCGTTAATAAAGCACGTCTTGGGGCCAATGCCATTCTGGCTGTCTCACTGGCAAGTGCCAGAGCTTATGCCAGTGCTATTAAAAAGCCTTTATTTGTGGCTCTAAATGAAGGACAGCTCATGTCTATGCCTGTTCCTATGATGAATGTATTAAATGGTGGAGCTCACGCTGATAACAATGTTGATATTCAAGAGTTCATGATAATGCCTGTTGGTGCTCCAGATTTTCCAACGGCACTGCAAATGGGTGCAGAAATTTTCCACGCATTGAAAACGGTCTTAAAAAAGCAAAACCTGAGTACTGCTGTGGGAGATGAAGGAGGATTTGCGCCGAATTTGACATCTAATCAGCAAGCCCTGGATATGCTTGTTCAGGCAGTGGAGCAGGCCGGTTATACATTAGGCTCAGAGGTTGTCTTTGCCCTTGATGTTGCTGCTTCTGAATTATTTCAGGATGGCGTATATCGCTTAGCATCAGAAAATAAAACATTAAGTAGTGATGAGATGATTGCCTATTATCGCCAATTGGTGACTAATTACCCTATCGTCAGCATTGAAGATGGACTGGATGAAAATGACTGGGAAGGTTGGAAACAATTAACCGAAGCTCTGGGCAAGCAAATTCAGCTAGTAGGGGATGATTTATTCGTCACTAATTCGCATATCTTGCAAGAAGGAATTGCTCATAAAATGGCTAATGCCATTTTAATTAAACCGAATCAGATAGGCACCTTAACCGAGACCAGAAAGGCAATTCATCTTGCCCATGCCAATGGCTATCGTTGCGTTATGTCTCATCGCTCCGGTGAAACAGAAGATACTTTTATTGCTGATTTAGCAGTAGCGACGGGTTGTGGCCAAATCAAAACTGGCTCTTTATGCCGTACTGACAGAGTAGCGAAATATAACCAGTTGCTACGCATTAATGAAATGACTTTATTACCCTATGCAGGTAAGGAGGCCTTTAAGTCTTTTCTATAGTATTTTGTAAACGTATTTGACAAGTATATAATGTGAAAAAACTTCTCATCTTTATTTATCATGCGCACAATCATTGTTATTTTGCTATTAGCCTTAATCGGCCTACAATACAAATTGTGGCTAGGAGATGGTAGTGTGTCACAATGGATTAACCTCGAGAAGAAACTTGAAATTCAGGCAGAAGAAAATGAGAAACTTCTCGCGCGCAATCGTGCCATGGAAGCCGATATTCTTGAATTAAAAAGTGGCGATCAGGCATTGGAAGAACAAGCTCGCTATGAGCTTGGTATGGTTAAAGAGGGTGAGATTTATTATCAATTTGTTGATTAGAGAAGTAGCTCTTATTGAAGTGAGGCCTTATATCTGACATTTTTTTCAAATATATTAGCCATCCATGGGTAAAATTACCCATTTACACCAATTTTCGTTCAAAATATAATCAAAAAAATATTTTTTTGTTCGAAATGTAGGAATTACGATGCAGGCTAAATTTGAAACTCCAAACACTTATCAAGAGGCGGAAAGAAATCTTGAGCAAGGCTATACAAGTTTGGGAGATGAAATATTTGCAGAAGATAATCCGGATTATAGGGATTACAAACACCCCCTTGAAAGAATAGTTATGGATTTGCTGTGTGCAAAAAAATACAGTATATATCTGTCATTAAGTAAGCAAAAAACATCGGAAGAGGAATCTAAGAAAAGCGGAACTAAAATAATAAACCCTCTAAAGAATATAATAAATGATGGGATTAGTAAGCTTCCAGATGAAGTACTACTAACCCTTACTTTTGATACAGGAAGAGATAATAGAGATTCTCTCCTTTGTTTCCTAGCCGAGATAGGCGAAATTGTTTTATTTAAAAGGACTTTTACTAAATTAAAGGATAAATTATCTCAAGAAGACTTGCTTCGTTTATATGGGATACTTCAAACGTCGTACGAGGGAGGCTCAAGAATAGCTGAAAGCCTAGGGTTAAGTTCTAGTCTCCTTAAGCGGGGCCATGTTTATTATATAGCAATGGCTGATTGGCTGTTAGCTCAAATAGAGAATTCTAAGCAAATTTTAGACGAATACTTAAAGCATATCGACTGGGCTGATTTATCATCATTAAGTACTAAAATTCTATTTTTAGAGGAATTTATAGAAAAAAAACGCGATCTTAGAGATGAAGATGAAGATGAAGAAAAAGTTATAGCGTTAGCTCAACATCAATACAAGCAATTTGTAACTGACCATGAAGGAAAAAATCTATTTTTAGAGTCTATTAATGATCACTTGAAAAGTAATTACCAGCTTGCTTCGGGATTATCACCCAATTTATTCCTCGATATAGTGACCAGTAAATCATTTAAAACGGCTGCATTGATAATTTTAATGTCTGCAGGTTTAGTCGCCCTAACGGTAGGGAGTTTGGGAACCGCCGGGTTAATCACTGGGTTAACCGGTGCAGCTGCAATTGCCACTGCAGCAGCAGGTGGATTTACCTTTGGGACTACTGTTGCGGTTGGTGTTTTTTTTGCGCCACCCAAAATGAATAAACCTGATGAAGAGATTGCCTATCGTATTGGGCAACCAATTTAATGTAACGCTCACGTCCCCGTTAATGTCACTTGAAAATTTAACGGGGAACATGAGCGTTTACACCATCAGCTTAAAGATAATCTTCACGTGAATTGGTAGGAGGTTTAATCCTCTGGAAATCAATACTCATTTAAATCGGAATATCCCGATACAAAAGTTATTAGACATCAATTAATAAGGGCATATTATACCATTTTAAATTAATTTCACCCGATTATCTTGCACCCATTACCGTCATCCTGCTGAGCAAGTGAAGGATCCTCAGCAGATAAAATCCCCGCTCTTTGAACGAAGAGGTCCTTCAAGCGACGATGTCGCTTTCAGGATGACGTGTGTTGGAATCTTTTGGTATTTTACATCTCGTCATCCAGAATGCGGCAAAGCCGCATGAAGGATTGCAAGTAGAACCCGATTCCATATCGAAGAGGTCCTTCGCTTTGCTCCCAAAGACGTACGTCATGTCGAACGTAGTGAGACATCTCCTAATAAAGGATCCCTCACTTTGCTCAGGGATGACTGTCGTCTCTTTTGATGTTTGCCACAATGTGGTTGGGATACTCAGGATGATGAAGTCTTTGTGTTTAAAATTTAGAAAAAGTAAATTTATTTAATGATCAATAAATTGTAAGACTTGCGACTCAGTTGAAAAATATATTACAGTGTCCGAAATATAAGCACAAATATCCATGAGAGGCCAAATCCTGGCTCCCCAAAGAGAGTAAGATTTATGCAAAAAGAAGTTGCATTACAAATATATGATCTAGCAAAAAGTAATAAGATGCAAGAACTTAGAGAATTTCTCACACAACAACAGAAGAGGTTTAGCGATCATGGTTTCTGGGATTACCATACAGATGATCACCTTATAGAAGGTGCGGCTCGCGATGCTATTTTGGCAGGCCATGAAGATATTGTGAGGCTTCTTTTTGATGCTGGTTTGTCACCAGATGATAAGGCATATGTAGTTGGTAAGGGTAGTTTGGCATCGTTAATTCATTTTGCCGCAAAATCAGGCAGATTAAGTATGGTCAAGTTATTGGTTGAATATGGTGCAAAAATCTATTTAACCCCACGAGATGATAGAGAAAGATGGAACGATAATTATGGATTGAGGACTGCAGTAAAAGAAGGGCATGCAGAGATAGTTGATTATTTACTTGATTGTGGTGCAGATGCTAATGGCTTATGCGGTGGTGGGATATTGGGGGAGGTGCATGGTGGTACCACGTTTCTTGCCAGAGCTGCCGAGAATGGGAATATTCCTATTTTTGAATCATTGATTAGACATGGTGCTAAAGTGCCCTCTACCCTAAACCTTGCTTATGAAAAACTCTATGTTCATGGATATAAGAAATACCTATCTGTTATAGAGGGTAATTACAGTGATAGAAATAGGATAAGCAAGCTCGAATATGCTTTTACTATTTTCTCTCAAAACAGCTCAAAATTTAATGTTGATTATTCGTTAACACCAAAAGCTAAAGCATTCTTTGCTGAATTAAATGAATTGTTAAAGGATGTTGATAAATTAAGGAATAATGAGAGTGAAAAAGCTAATTTTTTACGACTACTTATAAAGAATTTATCCGAGCAATTTAACATCATTGTCAATGATACAGATCATCTTGAACGTGATCTTCACTATTTATTAATCTATTTAGAAGAGTTTGATAACAAAAAAAGAAAGCTGCAACAAAAAGCGGACGAATTAAAAAATTCCTACACACGCATTGTAAAAACATGCATGGATTATGCAATTGGCTGTGATTTTGAAGCAAAGAGCAGACGCTTTTCGAGAGAATATGGTGGTTTGTTATTTTTGGGGGACTTAGATGTTTCGGGCATGAATTTTATTGGTGTTTCTGTCGCTGGTCAGCCGGTAACCCGAGAGGTTTTGGAAAAAGAAGCAAAATCTGGTGCTAAAGATGCAATTATCACGTCTCTTAATCTGATGGCACTTGATGATGAGGAAAGAAAAAATAATTTAAGTAGTCGATTATATGCCGCATTGGATAAAAGAGGCACATTGGTGAGTAAAAATGGTATTGTCAATTTAATTCCCTTGGCTCGAGCTGCAGCAATGGGTGATGTAGAGGCGGTAAAGACTAGACTTCAGGCAGGCGAAGATCCAAATTTGGAAGAGGGAGCACCACTCATCTCAGCGGCCCAAAATGGTCATATGGAGATCGTGAAAATTTTAGTTGAAGCGCATGTTGAACATACAGCCAATAAGACAAAACGATTAATTTCAGAGGCGCAAGAATTTATATTAGAAAACCCAAGTGTAAAATCTCTATCTATAGTAGAAGGTCGATTACATCAAACTTCAATTCCGTTTGAAAATGATAGATGTCAAATGATTTTACCCGGTAGTAAACGATTAACTTCAATCATGCGTATGATTAAAGAGTTTGGCACGGACGAATTTAATAATACTATTGCGCCTGTTGTTTTGGATGCAGAAACAAAGAATCAACATTTTGTGGCAGTTCTTAGCCATAATAGGTCCCTCAAATGGATTGAGTATAATGATTTGGCTGATAGAGGGGAGTTAAGAAAAAATATCACTGAAATGATTAAATTAGCTTCCGATGAATGGCATTACTTTCCGGCTATTATTACTAACAATAATAATTTTGAGGTTATTGAAGCACTTATTATTTCACAATATCAGGATCTCGATAAAGGCAAAACGGCTATTATTAAGGCAATCGAGGCTGCAAGGCAAAAAAATCATGCTGCAATCGTTGATTTTCTTCAAGATCAACAGGATATCAATCAACAGGATGACGATGGAAATACTCTTTTACATAAGGCTGTAAAAGAGGGTGATGTAAGGCGTGTACAGGAACTTATTCGAAAGGGTGCAGATGTTGACCTGCAAAATAAAAGCGGTTACACCCCTTTAAGTATTGCGGCAAAATATTCTAGTAGTGAGTGGGGTATATCAGACGAGCATACTGAAATAGTGAAAATACTATTAGAAAACAAAGCTGATCCGAATCAATATAAACGAGATTCGCCTTTGGCACTTGCAGTGGATGCAGGTAATACTCAAGTCGTTGCCATGCTGCTCCCGGTGACAAAAAAAGAAACTCCCAGAAAGAGTCACTCAACATTGAAATCTAAAGAACTGCGTAGGCTTCCTTGGTATGTTGATATGATGTTCAGCGCCTTGCGTAAAAAAGACGGTATAGCATTGTTAACTTTGTTACAAGAATATGGTGCAGATTTTAATGTAAAAAATAAATATGGCAG
This region of Legionella clemsonensis genomic DNA includes:
- a CDS encoding inorganic phosphate transporter codes for the protein MDYPFLLFILAVAFCFLMTWGVGANDLANVMSTTMGSKAITVRQAMLIAIVFEFAGAFLGGSDVTETMRDRIIDSSQLSNQPFILIEGMLSVLMACTVWMNLASYLGVPVSITNALVGSMVGFGSVVLGTNAIHWQQVYYIAIGWITSPLIAGFTGYALFLSIQQTIFIKSDPLEKAKWYVPIYLFLVGSILSFITVFKGLNHFDIHLNLKQDLAVTLASSISLTIIGMMIIKHIPEMPRIRRRERFLQVEKYFAVLMGLTACAMVFAHGSNDVALAVGPLTIIYSLIMQADQPLVTASYPAWIIFLGCAGVVIGFLMYGRKVIETVGSSITALTPSRAFAATLAAATTVVVATSTGIPVSATQTLVGAVLGVGLARGIGALNLIVIRNIFTSWILTLPAASLLTILAYKILHAVIG
- a CDS encoding TIGR00153 family protein, whose translation is MFGPSPIRPIEQHMRKAHHCAKQLHPFFEAVLQQDWRTAEAVQEKISSIEKEADLIKRDLRLHLPTGLFLPVSRTDLLELLSAQDRIANKAQDIAGLIVSRRMIIPEVLVSVFMPFLDRCLDASRQACKAINELDELLESGFRGSEVKIVEEMIVTLDEIEHDSDDKLADIRHRIFELEKDLPAIEVVFLYKLVQWIGDLADHAQTVGGRLQILIAR
- a CDS encoding type II/III secretion system protein, with the protein product MKKWMLCLFFIVTNALALPPLMTKVIQLNYQTADTVIQLVQPLLKEGEQITGTGQTLVVKVTPQTLTQLRVLLQKIDQPPVTFEITVFQGDPDWLNTQNDNTMVISTSSQQNQQRRQSVQVMNGESAFISTGQDQPVISSVGIGWWGPGITYDRRLIQNGLLVEPELQGQKVKLTVRRVREQDSRISNQQFDEQQVMTTVMVPLNQWVSLASPQGDAPADSTTEVYRAGDQFSQNSTLYIKVNIVKKATSGIPK
- the eno gene encoding phosphopyruvate hydratase — its product is MQIANIKGREILDSRGNPTVEADVILTNGEMGRASVPSGASTGSREACELRDENEARYAGRGVRQAVVHINEEINQALKGFSVIEQDKLDARLCEIDGSVNKARLGANAILAVSLASARAYASAIKKPLFVALNEGQLMSMPVPMMNVLNGGAHADNNVDIQEFMIMPVGAPDFPTALQMGAEIFHALKTVLKKQNLSTAVGDEGGFAPNLTSNQQALDMLVQAVEQAGYTLGSEVVFALDVAASELFQDGVYRLASENKTLSSDEMIAYYRQLVTNYPIVSIEDGLDENDWEGWKQLTEALGKQIQLVGDDLFVTNSHILQEGIAHKMANAILIKPNQIGTLTETRKAIHLAHANGYRCVMSHRSGETEDTFIADLAVATGCGQIKTGSLCRTDRVAKYNQLLRINEMTLLPYAGKEAFKSFL
- the ftsB gene encoding cell division protein FtsB; translated protein: MRTIIVILLLALIGLQYKLWLGDGSVSQWINLEKKLEIQAEENEKLLARNRAMEADILELKSGDQALEEQARYELGMVKEGEIYYQFVD
- a CDS encoding ankyrin repeat domain-containing protein, coding for MQKEVALQIYDLAKSNKMQELREFLTQQQKRFSDHGFWDYHTDDHLIEGAARDAILAGHEDIVRLLFDAGLSPDDKAYVVGKGSLASLIHFAAKSGRLSMVKLLVEYGAKIYLTPRDDRERWNDNYGLRTAVKEGHAEIVDYLLDCGADANGLCGGGILGEVHGGTTFLARAAENGNIPIFESLIRHGAKVPSTLNLAYEKLYVHGYKKYLSVIEGNYSDRNRISKLEYAFTIFSQNSSKFNVDYSLTPKAKAFFAELNELLKDVDKLRNNESEKANFLRLLIKNLSEQFNIIVNDTDHLERDLHYLLIYLEEFDNKKRKLQQKADELKNSYTRIVKTCMDYAIGCDFEAKSRRFSREYGGLLFLGDLDVSGMNFIGVSVAGQPVTREVLEKEAKSGAKDAIITSLNLMALDDEERKNNLSSRLYAALDKRGTLVSKNGIVNLIPLARAAAMGDVEAVKTRLQAGEDPNLEEGAPLISAAQNGHMEIVKILVEAHVEHTANKTKRLISEAQEFILENPSVKSLSIVEGRLHQTSIPFENDRCQMILPGSKRLTSIMRMIKEFGTDEFNNTIAPVVLDAETKNQHFVAVLSHNRSLKWIEYNDLADRGELRKNITEMIKLASDEWHYFPAIITNNNNFEVIEALIISQYQDLDKGKTAIIKAIEAARQKNHAAIVDFLQDQQDINQQDDDGNTLLHKAVKEGDVRRVQELIRKGADVDLQNKSGYTPLSIAAKYSSSEWGISDEHTEIVKILLENKADPNQYKRDSPLALAVDAGNTQVVAMLLPVTKKETPRKSHSTLKSKELRRLPWYVDMMFSALRKKDGIALLTLLQEYGADFNVKNKYGSTLLNEAVYGLPSFSDIRNTMSKLVHAGYGAERMGNALEKTSKQLVKDSEKHLQEELKMLDFLLANGADPRIEGRDGKTPLALLIEEKDLGHLEKAADIVMDRFIKHGANVNAVDNYGRTPLHEAASAGDSVAIEYLIHHGAAVNCQDNRKRTPLHCAAARGNKLSTKLLLERGADYTMLEENGLTPSQLSAKAMTHDKKIYHFSSIAAERKFESKYIAAQNVIAEFIATHASEALKKPIAESGFVAELARQRASLHGTTKQRVVIFLGIDGVLFRNNFDDSVNERVEERYKMKEIVPPKPYSTVDCDEATAGLFDKHALANLDILIKRIEDNGYEAGIILSSSWRTKGDIEFLRKLFEQHTFSKHLIGKTMAKRWEDQAKPDPFADIRGKRALEIKHWLDANGTKLNVKDYIILDEEDVDLKEAYGNKFIPCDQEKDLFSEDRLNQAVSSLDITAIPMVHDHDNINHQESRVRQAG